Below is a window of Cytobacillus firmus DNA.
TTGGACGGTATCCTGACTGGTTGATAGATATGGAGCCGCCATGAATAAATCCAAGATCCGAGTGGTCAAAATTGTCTCCATTGTAATCATCCACAGTTGCACCGAGGGCACCGGCACCCATGAAGGTGTTAAATTGTTCTTCATCAAAAAAGCCCGCTGACCCGGGAAGGATCTGATAGCAATAGTTCTTCCCGATCACCCCTGATCCTGTATCAGGATTGTATGGGCGCCCCAGTTTGGATGTCAGCAGCAGGCGTGTGTTATTCATGACATAGCTGGTCACAATAACCATTTCGGCCGGCTGAATGAATTCTTCTTTTGTCTGGACATCCACATAGCGTACACCGGTTGCTTTTTTGCCGTCGTGAATAATTTCCGTTACATTCGCAAAGTTGCGGATATCCACATTTCCCGTTTCTTTGGCAAACGGAATAACGGCCACAGTCGGATCAGCTTTTGCTCCATATTCACAGCCGAAGCGTTCGCAAAACGCACAATACTGGCATGGAGCCATCTTGGCGCCATATTGGTTTTCATAAGCCTCGCTCATATTGCCGGATGGCATTTGGTAAGGTTTCATCCCCAATGATTTCGCGGCCTTTTTAAATCTTGCTGTAATAGGTGTTTCCTTCATTGGAGGATTTGGGAACGGCTCTGCTCTTTTTGGCCCAAGCTCACCTTCTTCTCCGCCAATTCCTGCCGCCTTTTCAAATTCGTAGAAATAAGGCTCCAATTCATCGTATGTAATGCCCCAATCCTGAACTTGAAGACCTTTGATCTTGGCTTCGCCATATTTTTTAACTGTCTGTGACTTGATTTCAAAATCATAAGGCAGAAAGCGGAAAGTATGCCCATTCCAGTGAACACCGGACCCGCCTAAGCCTTCGCCCAGCAAAAAGGACCCAAGCTGGCGCATCGGAAGGGCACGTTCCTTCCCTTGATTGCGGAACGTAATCGTTTCTTTAGAAAGATCCTGCATTAATTCATAGCGGATTCCATAGCGCAGTTCATCATGGACCACATAGTAGTCCTTGACGCCGCGCTCTTTTCCACGCTCCAGGCCGACAACTTTTAATCCCTGTTTCCCAAGTTCAGCCGCAATGATTCCGCCGGCCCATCCGACTCCTACAATGACTGCATCAGTTTTTGGCAATGTTTTCGCCATTTTTACCACTTCCTTAAAAGATAGTACTATTTCGTATATGAATGGAGGCTGTTGGGTTTAATTTTCACAAATTTTTCAGACTCAATTTGATTGATATAGCTCATTTGATGGCCAGGAAAGTCTTTCATTTTCCAGCCTTCCATATTTTTGTTTCCGGCATAGGCAGGATCTGCATATACACCTTCAATGGTGGCGGCCCGGAGAATATTAAAGAACGTCCTTGAAGTAACACCCCGGAGCTTCACTTTATCCTCTTCAAAGGCTGTAAGAATTTCATCCTGCTGTTCGCCCTCCAGTTCAGCAAATGGCTTCTTGAACTTTTCATTGCTGTAGGTCTGCAGGGCAGCAAGTCCGACATCAAATACTTCATGCCGTTTTAAAGGGGACTGGTAGCCCTGAAAGTTCGACCCTGGAAAGAATGGACCCTGCATATATTCCCTTGTATTATTGCCCCATGAGCCCGCAAGCTGATGGTCGATAAAAAATGGAACATCCAAATCATTGGCACCAGGGCCATTTTCATCCTTTGGATAAATTCTCTCAACGGCAGCCTGCAGGATTCCGAATGTCTCGGGGTTTGTGAAATATAAAGGCGACTGCTGATAGGCAACCTGATCATGCCTGTTTGTATGGGCATTCTCTTTCGTTGCTGTACCGTCTTTGTTCATGTTTGCACCAATTAAGCCGCCAAGAATACCGCCTCCTACTAAACCTCCGGCAACTAACCCGGAATTGCGGATGAATCTCCTCCGGGACATGGTTGATTCTTGTTTTTGTTCATGTTCAGACATTTATATGGAAACCTCCTTTTATTTGCCATTATGGAGAAAAATATACTTGTCTAAACAGTTCGATGGGATTATTTTTTGGCTTGTGAAAAGAAGAGAGGAGATAAGGGGGTTTTTATGGCATTAAAAAAGATGCAAACCGATTGGTCTGCACCTTTTTTAAGTCCGAATGACGGGCAACCTGGAGATTACGATTTGCATAGGGCCGAACCGATTTTAAATATATCGGTTATAGACGAGAGTGCCTTTCGAACGCTCTGCAAACCCTCCCTGGTTTCTTGCAATGCCAATGACGAACCTTGAAGTCGCTGTTACGCTTTTCATCGTCAACCAGTCCCTTCCGTTTTGTTATTGGCCTTGCATTATTTGTTTACCCCGTGAACTTGTCTTAAAACCTGTTTATCTAAAAAATTGGAGTTTTTTTCTTTAATAGATAAAATGAAAGAAAGGAAGTGAAACACGATGAAAACGAAGAAAGAAATCCGTGAGTACATATGGAATTTTCTTGAGGAGAACAAGCTTGGCCGCTTTCCGTTTCCTTTATCGAATAGAATTCCCAATTTCAAAGGAGCTGAAAAAGCGGCTGCATTTGTTTTTACTATGCCTGAGTATAAAGAGGCTAAAGTCATTAAGGTAAATCCTGATTCTCCGCAGCTGCCGGTCCGCAGCCAAATTTTGAAAGATGGAAAGACATTGCTGGTTCCCACTCCACGGCTTAAAGCAGGCTTTATTATGGTAAAGCCGGAATGGGTACCTGCAGGGGAGGAGCGAAAAGCAGCGAGCCTTAAGCATATCCACTCATACGGAAAAGAAGTTCCCCTTACAGAATTGCCGAAAATTGATTTGTTTTTTGCCGGATCTGTGGGGCTTCACCGGGATGGCCGGCGGGTCGGAAAAGGGGAGGGCTATGCTGACCGGGAGTATGCGATAATTAGAGAATTGGGGAATCCTGAAATCCCCGTGATTGGAACAGTTAACAGCGCCCAGGTGACAGACGCAGATATCCCGAGGGATCCATATGATCTGACTGTCGACTGGATTGCCACTGAAAAGGAACTGATCAAAACCAACACGCCATATCCAAAACCAAACGGGATTCAATGGGATCTTGTAACGGAGAAGGAAATGGAAGAGATGCCGGTTTTGCGTGAAATATGGGAGATCACAAAAGGAAAAGCAGCCAAGTAATTGACTGCCTTTTAAGCTTTAACTTCGTCCATTTTCTTTAAAACATCATCAATCTTTGCGTGATTTTCAGGGGATTCATCAATATGATTCCATAAAATTTTGCCCTGAGGCGAGAAAAGCCATGTCCCGCCCTGAATGTAGACATCCTGAGTTTTCATGGATCTCATGACAAACTCCTTTTGTTTTTCATCCTTAGGGATAAAGCCGCCGACTTTTCCTGTAATAAACCCAAGTGCTGCTTTTGAAAGAAGCTTCCACTTTGGCATGGTTTTATGTCCCATTCCTCTATAAGCTTCCCTGGAAGGGTCTCCGAGGATCGGAAAAGGGAACGGACCGAATTGCTCAAGGAATTGACTGATAAAGGTTCCTTTCGAAGGAGCAATGACAATGACTTGAAATCCTTTAGCTTCTACTTCATTTATGCGCTCGCGCAACTGCGCAAGATATTCCCGGCAGACCGGTCAGCCAAGATGGCGGACAAAGACAGCCATTGTGTACTGGCTGCTGATAGCCTGTTCAAGCGTAATATTTTTATCAGGATTTTGGGTTTCTAAAATATATTTCATGAATATCCCGCCTTTCGGATTTACATCTGATCATACCTAATTCTTTTGAAGGAATAAAGAATTGCGGCTTGCACATAAAAAAACAGGAGTTCGCACTCCTGTTTAGTCCCGGCTCCCCAATATCCCAAAAATGCGAAGGATATTAATGAACAGGTTGATAAAATCAAGGTATAGGTTAAGAGCCATCAAAGGCACTTCTTCCGGTGACACTCCATACTGCTTCATGCGGTTGAAGTCGAATAGCACATATCCGCTGAACACGAGCACTCCGATGAAGGAGAACGCGAGCATCGCATTAGAGCTTAATGGCCAGATGAGGCTGAAAATTCCAATCGCAATAAGAGCGAGCAATGCCGCCATCAGCATGCCGCCAAGGAAAGATAAGTCCCGCTTCGTTGTTGAAGCATATACGGCTAAGCCTGTGAACACGACCGTTGTCGTCGCAAGTGCTGTTAAAACAGGGTTAGGTCCAATAGCAGCCAGGTAGTGGGCAACAATCGGGTAGGTCGTCATCCCTGAAATAAATGTAAATACATAAAGGAATGTATACCCAATAGCTTTTTTGCGGCGGAGCAGGAAAGCGAAAAGCAGCATTCCGAGCTCAAGAAGCATCAGCGGCAAAAACAGGGCTGGAGGGATGAAAACACCAGCCATCGTTCCAATAAAAGCAATCCCCAATGATAAGGCAAACGCCCGTAAAACAGAAGGCAAATAACTGTTATTTGCGGTATGCTGTACATACATTTCTTCATTTCTCCTCTTTAATCATTTGTATATGTATATACGACTGAGCTATTATTTAAGTTTCATAAATTATTTATTTTTTAAAAGGTCTCTTATTTCAGTTAAAAGCTCCACATTTTTATCCACAGCTGGTGCCGGTGCTGCCTCTTCTTTCTTTTTGAAACGATTGTTAATAATCCTGATAAAGACGAAAATGGAAAATGCCACGATGAAGAAATCCACCACATTCTGTATGAATAAACCATATTTGACCTCGGCGCTGCCGACTTTTATCATCAGATCGCTAAAGTCCACTCCGCCCATCAGCAATCCGACAAGCGGCATAATAATATCATCTACAAGGGAAGATACAATCTTTCCGAAGGCAGCTCCGATTACAACCCCAACTGCCAAATCCAGGACATTTCCCTTTAGGGCGAATTTTTTAAACTCATTCCACATAACAAGTCACCTTTCTTTGAAAAATTACCGTTATTATACTATGAAGAATGTTTGAAAACCAGATAGAGAAAGCACCTATTGACAGAAACAGGCTTTTTCTCTATAGTAACTATGACAATTATATTTCTATTATTCCCGTGTGAGCGGGAGAGGTTCATAGCTTCACCCTCTATAAAAAACTATGGCTTTGATTATAATAATCAACCATATCCATGAGAGGATATGGTTTTATTTTTCAAGCTGTACTTTTCGGGCCTCTCTTTAGGATCAGCGGGATCATATAAAGGGAGGCTATTTTTATGTCAGGAAGAAAAGATGAGGAATTAAC
It encodes the following:
- a CDS encoding GMC family oxidoreductase; protein product: MAKTLPKTDAVIVGVGWAGGIIAAELGKQGLKVVGLERGKERGVKDYYVVHDELRYGIRYELMQDLSKETITFRNQGKERALPMRQLGSFLLGEGLGGSGVHWNGHTFRFLPYDFEIKSQTVKKYGEAKIKGLQVQDWGITYDELEPYFYEFEKAAGIGGEEGELGPKRAEPFPNPPMKETPITARFKKAAKSLGMKPYQMPSGNMSEAYENQYGAKMAPCQYCAFCERFGCEYGAKADPTVAVIPFAKETGNVDIRNFANVTEIIHDGKKATGVRYVDVQTKEEFIQPAEMVIVTSYVMNNTRLLLTSKLGRPYNPDTGSGVIGKNYCYQILPGSAGFFDEEQFNTFMGAGALGATVDDYNGDNFDHSDLGFIHGGSISINQSGYRPIQYNMVPTDTPKWGSKFKENSIKYFTRALSIGTQGASMPVQHNYMDLDPSYKDAYGLPLLRMTYDFTEQDKNLYNYIGKITDNIMKEMGPSKINDRQQLEHYDIVPYQTTHNTGGVIMGAEPETSAVNNYLQMWDAENVFVVGASAFPHNGGYNPTGTVGALAYRAAEGIIKYSKEGGLLA
- a CDS encoding gluconate 2-dehydrogenase subunit 3 family protein, yielding MSEHEQKQESTMSRRRFIRNSGLVAGGLVGGGILGGLIGANMNKDGTATKENAHTNRHDQVAYQQSPLYFTNPETFGILQAAVERIYPKDENGPGANDLDVPFFIDHQLAGSWGNNTREYMQGPFFPGSNFQGYQSPLKRHEVFDVGLAALQTYSNEKFKKPFAELEGEQQDEILTAFEEDKVKLRGVTSRTFFNILRAATIEGVYADPAYAGNKNMEGWKMKDFPGHQMSYINQIESEKFVKIKPNSLHSYTK
- a CDS encoding 5-formyltetrahydrofolate cyclo-ligase, which encodes MKTKKEIREYIWNFLEENKLGRFPFPLSNRIPNFKGAEKAAAFVFTMPEYKEAKVIKVNPDSPQLPVRSQILKDGKTLLVPTPRLKAGFIMVKPEWVPAGEERKAASLKHIHSYGKEVPLTELPKIDLFFAGSVGLHRDGRRVGKGEGYADREYAIIRELGNPEIPVIGTVNSAQVTDADIPRDPYDLTVDWIATEKELIKTNTPYPKPNGIQWDLVTEKEMEEMPVLREIWEITKGKAAK
- a CDS encoding Bax inhibitor-1/YccA family protein — encoded protein: MYVQHTANNSYLPSVLRAFALSLGIAFIGTMAGVFIPPALFLPLMLLELGMLLFAFLLRRKKAIGYTFLYVFTFISGMTTYPIVAHYLAAIGPNPVLTALATTTVVFTGLAVYASTTKRDLSFLGGMLMAALLALIAIGIFSLIWPLSSNAMLAFSFIGVLVFSGYVLFDFNRMKQYGVSPEEVPLMALNLYLDFINLFINILRIFGILGSRD
- the mscL gene encoding large conductance mechanosensitive channel protein MscL; its protein translation is MWNEFKKFALKGNVLDLAVGVVIGAAFGKIVSSLVDDIIMPLVGLLMGGVDFSDLMIKVGSAEVKYGLFIQNVVDFFIVAFSIFVFIRIINNRFKKKEEAAPAPAVDKNVELLTEIRDLLKNK